The nucleotide sequence CCGGCGTCACGTACCGCTCAGCACCCGTCAGCGTCTGGCGCCGCTGATAGTCGTCGGGCACCAGATGCTTGTTGGCGTTCGAGATTTCGAGGAAGTATCCGAACACCTTGTTGTAGCCGACCTTGAGGCTCGCAATGCCGGTGCGCGCGCGCTCCTGCGCCTGGATCGTGGCGATGGCATCCTTGCCGCCATCACGCAGCGCGCGGAGCTCGTCGAGCTCGGGGTCTACGCCGGGGGCGATCGTGTCTTCCTCACCGATCATGAGCGGTGGGCGCTCGACCAGCATGGTGGTCAGTCGCGCTGCGCAGTCGGCCCCATCATCCCAGTCGTGCAGCATGGCGGCCAACACCCCGCCGCTGGTGCCACCCTGATTCACATGCTGCAGCAGCGTCTGCACGGCCTTTGCGACCTGCGGCAAGCGGGCCAGCGAATCGCCCAGCGCGCGCAACTCGCGCGGCGTGGCGCGCCCCGCGGCCGCCTTGCTCGCCAGACGCTCCACATCGCGCACGCCATCGAGTGCCGCGCGCACGCCGCTGCGCCCCACCGGATCACGGACGAGCGCCGTCACCGCGTCGAGGCGCTGTTCGATGACGTCGCGCTCGAGCAGCGGCGCGAGCAACCACTGCCGCAGGAGGCGCTGCCCCATGGGGGTGATCGTGCGATCGAGCACGCTGAGCAGCGTACCGCTCAGGTCACCGCCGCGCAGCGATTCCACCAGCTCCAGATTACGCCGCGTCATCTCGTCGAGCGGCATGATGCCACCCGGGCGCTCCACCACCGGGCGCGCGAGATGCGGCAGTCCGCCAGGCTGCAGTTCGCGCAGATAGCGCAGCAGCGCTCCGCCCGCCCCAAGCGCGGCCCCATCGTCGGTGCCCAGGCCAAAGCCTTCGAGGCTGGCCACCGCGAACTGCCGCGCGAGATCATCGGCGCCGAGCTGCGCGTCGAACTCCCAGCCTTCGCGCTCGGTCACGAGCGCCCGATCGGCCACGCGCAGCGCCGGGGTCAGCTCCACGTTGAGCGCCCCGCGCACCACCAGCAGTTCACGCGGCGCGAGGCGCGCCAGCACCGCCGGCGCATCAGCCACGGTCGCCACAAACAGGCGGAGCTCACCGGTCGAGAGATCGGCCGCGGCCACGCCCACGCGCTCGCGCGCGCCTTCGCTGGCGCCGCTCTTGCCGATCGTGTCGCGCCCCATCGCCACCGCGCACACGTAGTTCGCGCGCGCGCCATCGAGGAGATCGTCGGCGAAGACGGCGCCCGGGGTGATCGTTTCGATCACTTCGCGCTTGACGATCCCCTTGGCGAGCTTGGGATCTTCGACCTGCTCACAGATCGCAACGCGATACCCCTGCCCCACCAGGCGGCGCAGATACTCCGCGCACGCCTTGACCGGAATCCCGGCCAGCGGTACTTCCGCCGCGCCGCCGTTGTTGCGCGAGGTCAGCGTGAGCCCCAGCACGCGCGACGCCTGTTCGGCGTCTTCGTAGAACATCTCGTAGAAGTCGCCCATCCGGAAAAACAGGATCGCGTCCTGATGACGCGCCTTGATCTCCCGGTACTGCTGCATCAGCGGCGTCGCGGCACCACTCACGGTTTGAGCTCCGCGACAAAGCCCGTCTGCCCCTGCTTCTTGAGCTTCGCCAGCGCCGCCGTCGCCTCCGCCCGCGTCTGATAGCGCCCCGTCCGCACCCGAAACGGCTTCGCATCGCCATCGATCCGCGCCTCGATCCCGCGCCCCTTGAGGCGCTTCACCGTCGCCAACGCCTCGTCGCGCGTATCGTACGCCGCCAGCTGCACACTGAACCGCGCACCATCGCCAGAATCGCCGTTCGCCGTCCCGCCGTTCGTCTTCCCGCTTTTCGCCTTCCCGCTGTTCCCGTCGTCCAAGCTTCCGGAGTTCAAGCTTCCGGAGTTCAGGCTTCCGGAGTTCCGCTTCTCCCCCGCCCCCGCCCCTGCCCCCGCCACCGCACACCGCTTCCCCAACTCCTCATACTGCAACCGCAGTTCTCCCTCCGGCACCGCCGACGTCGGCAGCTCCGCGAGCGCCGAGCACGCCGCGCCGCTGTTCCGTTCGTCGAAGTACCCGCGCACGATCCACAGCCCCGCCTTGGCGCGGGCCGTCGTGTTCGGGAAGTCCTGCGTCACACGCGCGAAATAGGGCCGCGCGGTGGCCGGCCGGCCGCGCAGCATCTCGAACTCGCCCAGCCGTACCAGCGCATCGGCGGTCCGCGGCGACAGCGGCGCCTCGATCGTGAGCCGCTTCCAGTCGCGCTCCGAATCACTCGCCCGCTCGGCGAGCATCGCGCGCCAGTAGAGGGCCTCGGCGAGCTCGTTGCTCCCCGGCGTCTGCATCCGCACGAGCGAATCCAGCAGCGCGCGCGCATCGGCGCCGGCGCCCGCTTCCACGAGGCTGCGCGCGCGCCCCACTTCGCGCACGACGCCGGCGGCGAGCGACGTTTCCTGCGCATGTGCCACGCGCGCGCCGGTGGCAACCGCGGCCAGCGTGATCGTGGTCAGCAGCCAGCGACGCGTGCATGCCCGCGGGCCTATCATGCCGCCTTCCGCGTACGGGTCGCACACAACGACAACACCAACGACATCAGGATCTGCTCCGCATTCGAGACCGTCGTTTCCTTGAGCGCCATATCGGCTTCCAGCAGCAGCTCGAGCGCGCGCGCACAGGCCGCGGCACTCCAGCCATCGGTGACCTTCGTCCAGGCCGACGCGGCTTCACCCCACGGGCGTCCGGGATAGCCACCCGTTTCCTTGAGAAAGGCAAAGAACTCCGAGGGAAGCCGACTGGTGGGAATCCCCGCATCGCGGCGGGCGCGCCCGAACGCCAACGCGAACGCCTGCGTGCTGAGCATCATCACTACCTGTACCGCCGTCACCTTGGGCTGCCCCAGCACGTGCGAGACGAGCGTCACCGCGGTCTTGGCATCCTGGCGCGCCACGGCATCGAGCAGATCGGTGACTGTTTCCCCGCGTCGCACGCCCACCACCGCACTGATCGCGTCGATGTCGATCGACGCGCGGGCGTTGGCGTCCCGATCGGCGGCGCCCAATACATAGCTGGCGCACTTGTCGAGTTCGGCGGCCAGCAGATGCAGATCGTTCCCCACGGCCTGCTGCAGGAGCTGCGCCGCGTCGTCATCGATATCGATCTGCAACGCGGTGCCGGCGTGGTGCGCGATCCATTTGCGCACCCGCTCTGGCGTGAGCGGCGCGAAGTCGAGCGACACACTCGCCCCGGCGATCGCCGCGTCGGGCTTGGTGCCAGCGGGGCTCACGAGCAGCAGCAGCGTGTCGCTCGCCGGACGAGCGAGATATTTGTCGAGCTGCTGCCGGGCCGCCTTCTTGAGCGCCGTGACATCGCGCAGCACCACGGCGCGGCGCTCGGCGAGCATCGGTGGCGTGGCCAGCAGACTCCCCACCGTTTCGGCGTCGAGATCGTTGGCGCGCCGCGACTCCAGGTTGAAGTCACGCGTGGACGGATCCACCGCCGCCTCCAGCAGATCGCGGACGGCGCTTTCCTTCAGGTAGTCGTCGTCGCCGTGCAGATAGTACACGGGCGCGAACTGCCGAGCCTGCACCGCGGCCTGCACCACGCGGAGCGGCGACTGTTCCTTAGGCGCGGCCATGCCACCTCACCCGCGGTGGCGGCACTTGCAACGTTCGCGACGACATCCCTCAAATCTAAAGCGGCCGGTTCTGCAGGAGGCGCAGAACCGGCCGCGGAGACCAGCGATCGGCGGTGGTCAGTGCGCCGAGACCAGGGAAAAGCCGGCGCTCATCGCCTGCATGGGCGCGTCGTCCACCATCATCGCCGCCGGCCACATGGGATTGCCGGTGCTCATCGCCTGCACCATCTGCGGCGTCAGGTACGGCGACGGCTGGACGGGGGTCGGCGACGCCGCGATCACCGGCTGCATCGAGCGCGGGGTCGCCGTGGCGACCTGCACCGCCTGATAGGCGAGGATCCCCAGCACGGCGCTTGCCGCCACCGCGACCACCATTCGGGAGGAGCGCCCCGGGGCAAACCCACCGGCCCGCCGCTCGAGGTGGGGCGCGTGATCGAGGCGATACGCCTCGCGTTCCTGGCGGCACTCGGTACGGCACTCGGCCAGTCGCGCCCGCAGCTTCTGCTGAAAGTCCGCACTCGGCTCAAGCGTCGGGAGGCTGCGGGCCACCATGAGTGACCGGCGCACCAGCGTGTCGTGGGCCGCGCAGCCGTCGCACTGCATCACATGACGTTGCGCCGCGGCCATCACCTCACCCGGCAGGGTGTCGTCGAGATAGGCGAGGTGCTGTTTGCGGAATTGCTTGCAGTCCATCAGGAACCGTCGGAACGGAGCGGAGACAGCCGCCCCCGGAAGGGGGACGCACGGCAGGATACCCGAGGGGAGGGTCGGCAGTTCCGGGAAGATTCGTGAGAGGGGGATGCGTCGCAAGGCGGAGGAGGTTGCCTCACATCTGAGATGTCGGACGTCAGAAGTGAGTAACCCCCGAGAGTTCAGGGGGGAGAACGTCAGGGGGAAGGAATCAGGACCGCAGTCCTGACCACTTCCCCCTGACGTTCTGCCCCCTGAGCTCTCAGGGGTTCACCCACCACCCCAAACTCAGAACTCAAGACTGAGCGCCCAGCCTACCGCACCAACGGCGCAATGATATCCGCAAACGCCGTCCGCGCCCGGTTGAGCCTCGACTTCACCGTCCCGAGGTTCACGCCCGTGATCTCCGCGATTTCCTCATACGACTTCCCTTCGAGCTCGCGCAGCACGAACACCTCGCGGTGGTGCGCCGGGAGCTGGCCGACCGACTGCTCCACCATCTCGCGCAGATGGCGCTTGCGGAAGAGATCATCGGGGCGCGTGTGCACATCTTCGAACTGGAGGGGGCGCTCCTCGTCTTCGAACTTCGCCTTGATCGTCTGGAAGAGCACGAGCGGATTGCGCGAGCGATTGCGCAGTTCGTTCTTCGCCAGGTTCGAGGCGATGGTGTAGATCCACGTCGAGAACTTCTTCGAGCGATCGAAGCGCCCGATGTGGCGATAGACGCGGATGAACACTTCCTGCACCAGATCCTCGGCGCGGTCGCGGTCACCGATCGTGCGGTACACGAAGTTGAGGAGGCGACCCTGATAGCGGTCGACCAGCTCCTCGAACGCGCGTTCCTCCCCGTGCAGGAAGGCCGACACCACGTCGCCATCCTCGAGCGTACGCAGGTGCTCGCGCACCGGCACCGCAGGGGTGGTGTGTTGGGTCAGGTGCGTGCGAGCCAGTTCGGCCATGGTCGAGCCCTCCTCCGTCGGTGACGCGAGCCGGTGGCTCGCGGCGCCCCCGACCAGATGAGCCGGACGATCCGGCCACCATGTCGGTGCGCACATAGGCCTAGTGCACGGGGCGTGCCGGATGGAACCTTCCGGAACATTTCTGGCTAAGTATCTGCAAATCAACAACTTACCAGATACCAGCCAGACCCCGCCCCCCATGTCACCGACAACCGGCGTCCCCTTTTTCGATACAGGCGTCCTTTTTCGTGGACACCTGTCCGGACATCAGGGCAGTCAGCTCAGCCGGAATCCTGCCGCGTAGAGCAGCGCGAGCGCCGTTTTGGCGTCCTGGATTTCGCCCCGCTCGATCATGGCCAGCGCCGCCGACAGCTTGGTCGGCACCAGCTCCATGAATTCGTCGGCCTCCCGGGCGGTCTCCCCGGGGGTGAGCCCGGTGGCCAGGAAGAGATGGATCTTCTCGTCCGTGAACCCCGGCGTCGTGTACATGGTGAACAGATGTTCGACACGCGACGCCGTGTACCCGGTTTCCTCCCGCAGCTCGCGGTGCGCACACGCGACGGGGGCTTCGCCGGGATCGAGTCGCCCGGCCGGCACTTCATACAAGAAGGATTCGGCGGCGTAGCGGTACTGCCGGATGAGCAGCACCTCCGGATCGCCATCGAGATCCCCCAACAGCGGCACCACGGCGCTCGCGCCGGGGTGCCGGATCATTTCGAGCCTGCCGGTGGAGCCGTCGGGAAAGCGCACCTCATCGAGGTCCACCGAAATGATGCGCCCGCTGTAGACGCGCTCCCCGCCAACCTTCCCGGTCCCGTCGGTGTTCACCGGCTCTTCCGGCTCGACTTCTCGCCCCGGGTCGCGTGGCGTTCGGCGACGTGCGGATGCGTGCTGGTCTTGGTGGCCTTCTTCGCGCCTTTCTTCGCGCCCTTCTTCGCCCCCGCCTTCTTCTTGACCGGCTTCTTGGGCACCGGCACATCGTTGCCGGCCAGCCACTCGCGGATGGTGGGACGCAGGTACACCGGCACCCGCAGGATCGTCCCCCGGCACTTCTTCGCACCGCACCGGCAGGCGTAGTAGCGCACATCCTCCGGCTCGTACTCGTCCTGCCAGTCAAACCGGTAGTCGTAGACGAGTTCGGTGCCCGGCGCGATCGCGTTGATCGCCTTGATGTAGATGTGCCCGTCTTCGATTTCCGTTTCGCAGTTCGGGTCACACGAGTGATTCAGGAAGCGCGCATCGTTGCCCCCGTAGCGCGCATCGAGCACGATCTCGTCGTCGAGGACAAAGAGAAACGTGTGGTGCCGGCCATTGTTGTCGTCGTAGCGACGGTCGGCCTCCGCGTGCGTGATCGGCTGCCCCCAGTACTCATCAATGATCTGGCCGGCGCGGATCGGCTTGATGGCAAACGCGCCGCGCCCCTGGATCTTCGATCGCCGCACCTCGTACAGCGTGGACTTGGGCGGACGGGTGCGGATCGTCTCGCGCACCGACATCGTGCCGGCGACTCGTGCGGGGACCGACTTCTTGGCTGGGCTCACTCAGAACTCGCAAACGCGGGGAAAGAGAATCACTCGGTGGCGCGATCGTCGTCGGTTGGTTGATACACGACCGTGGGCCCCAAGCCAAGGGCCTCCACCGGACCGCGGATCACGTCGGCATCGCCGACCACGACCACCTGCAGCCGCGCCGGGTCAAGATGGGTCTGCGCCACCCGTAGCACATCCTGCGCCGTGACGGCCCGGACGCGCTCGCGATAGGTATCGAAATACGTGCTCGCCAGCCGAAAGATCTCCACGTTCGCCAGTCCACCGGCCACCTCGGCCGTCGTCTCGAAACGAATGGGGAAGACCCCCACGAGATAACTCGTCGCCAGCGACAGCTCGGCGTCGGTCACCGGCGCTTCGCGAATGCGGGTGAACTCCTGCACGATCTCCCGGAGCGCATCGGCGGTCACATTGGTCTCAACCGCCGTGGAGATCTCGAACGGGCTCGCGGCCCGGCGCCAGTCGAACGAGGAGTGCGCGCCGTAGGTGAAGGCGTGCGCCTCGCGCAGGTTCAGATTGAGGCGGGAGGAGAACAGGCCGCCGAGAATCGCGTTCATCACGACGACGGGGAAGTAGTCGTCGTTGAGGCGCGGAATCGTCACGTGTCCCACGCGCAGCTCGCTCTGCGGAGCGTCCGCCTTGTGCACCAGATGCACCCGGGGCTCCGGAAAGCGCTGCTGATCCAACGGCTCGGTGACCGGCGGGGCCTTGCCGCTCCAGCCGCCGAAGTGCGCGCTCACCATCTTCACGGCGCGCTCGATATCGATGTCGCCCACCAGCATCAGCGCGGTGGCATCCGGGCGATAGTACTGCGCGTGAAACGCCACCACCGCGTCGCGCGTGCAGCGTTCGATGCTCTGCTCATCGCCACCGGCCAGCCGAGCGAAACGCGACGCCCGCTGATACAACAGCCGGGAGAAGAACACATCGGCCAACCCGCGCGGCTCGGCCCGCAGCTGCGCGAGGTCAGCCTGCCGTTCGGCCCGCAGGCGCACCAGCTCCGCCTCGGGGAACGAGGGATGGCAGAGCACCTCGGCCAGCACGGCCAGCGCATCGTCGATGCGGCTCGAGAGCGCGGTGAGCTGCACGATGGCGGAATCCCAGTCGGCCCCGGTGTCGAGCGTCGTGCCAAGCATCTCGAGACGTGTGGTGAGCTCGAGGGCATTCATGTCGCGCGTCCCTTCGCTCAGGGCGCGCGTCACGAGCTGCGCCAGCCCTTCGACGTCGCGCGGATCGCGCGTCGCGCCCGCTTCGATCACCGCCAGCGTGGTGACCACTGGATACGCGGGGACATTCGCCACGATCACGCGCAGGCCATTGGCCAGGATGCGCGTGTCGAAGCTGGGGAAGCGATAGGCGCGCGGTTCGCCTGGCGCCGGCCGGGCCGGGGCGGGTGGCAGCGTCAGCGCGGTCATGCGCCCACCTCCGCCATCGTATCGGCATCCGCCGGTGCGTCGGACTCCTCGGCGGGCACGTAGAGCAGCAGCGCGCGGTTGTCGGGGCCCAGTCGTTCGCGGGCCAGCGCCGAGACATCTGCGGCGGTGGTGGCGGCATAGCGTGCCACCTGCGTGTTGGCGAGCGCGGCGTCGCCAAAGTAGGTCGCAAAACGGGAAAGCTGGTCGGCGCGCTCCGCCGCCGACTGCATGCTGGTCACGAAGCTCGTTTCGATCAGCGCACGGGCGCGCGTGACTTCGGCCTCCGTCACGCCGTGCTGATGGATCAGATCGAGTTCGGCCAGCACCGCGGCTTCGAGCTGCTCCGGGGAAATACCGGGGAGTGCCGTGGCGTCTACGACCAGCAGGTCGCTCCCCTTGGCCAGATCGTAGGTGAACGCCGACGCCTGCGAGGCAATCCGCTGGCGGCGCACGAGCGACTGCTCCAGGCGGCACCCCGTCCGGAGTCCGAGCACGGCGGCGGCCAGCGACGCGGCGTAGTAGCCATCCGTGCCAAAAACCGGAGTCCGACAGGCGACGAACAGCCGCGGCAGGGCCACGGCATCGGGTACCACCTCGCGACGCGTGTCACCGAACGTGGGCGGTACCGTCATGTCGCGCAGCGGCGGGCGGTTCGTGCCCGCCGGAATGGGCCCGAAGTACTCCGCAATCAGGCGCATCGCCTCGGTCCGGTCAAAGTCGCCGGCGACTGTCAGGACCGCGTTATCTGGCGTGTAGTAGGTTCGAAAGAAGTCGGCCACATCGTCCAGCGACGCATCGGTCAGATGCTCCATGGATCCGATGAGGGAATGGTGGAACGGATGCCCCTCCGGAAAGGTCAGGGCGGGCAGACGCTCCCACCACGTGCCGTACGGCTGGTTGTCCACGCTCCACCGTCGTTCGTTCTTCACCACGTCCCGTTGCGTGTCGAGCTTCTGCTGCGTCAGCCCGGGGAGCATCCGCCCCATGCGGTCGGCTTCGAGCCACAGCGCGAGCCCGAGCTGATGCGACGGCATGGTTTCGTAGTAGTTCGTACGGTCGAGCCACGTGGACCCGTTCAGGGTCCCGCCGGCCCGCTGCACGAGTTCGAAGTGCTCATTCGCTTCCACGTTCTCCGAACCCTGGAAGAGCATGTGCTCGAAGAGATGCGCGAAGCCGGTGCGCTCGAGACGTTCATTGGCGGAGCCGACGTGGTACCAGAGATTCACGGCCACGATCGGCGCCGTATGGTCCTCCGAGAGCACCACGTGAAGGCCGTTCGGAAGGTGGTAGCTCTCGACGGGGATGT is from Gemmatimonadaceae bacterium and encodes:
- a CDS encoding SET domain-containing protein-lysine N-methyltransferase, which codes for MRRSKIQGRGAFAIKPIRAGQIIDEYWGQPITHAEADRRYDDNNGRHHTFLFVLDDEIVLDARYGGNDARFLNHSCDPNCETEIEDGHIYIKAINAIAPGTELVYDYRFDWQDEYEPEDVRYYACRCGAKKCRGTILRVPVYLRPTIREWLAGNDVPVPKKPVKKKAGAKKGAKKGAKKATKTSTHPHVAERHATRGEKSSRKSR
- a CDS encoding insulinase family protein, encoding MTALTLPPAPARPAPGEPRAYRFPSFDTRILANGLRVIVANVPAYPVVTTLAVIEAGATRDPRDVEGLAQLVTRALSEGTRDMNALELTTRLEMLGTTLDTGADWDSAIVQLTALSSRIDDALAVLAEVLCHPSFPEAELVRLRAERQADLAQLRAEPRGLADVFFSRLLYQRASRFARLAGGDEQSIERCTRDAVVAFHAQYYRPDATALMLVGDIDIERAVKMVSAHFGGWSGKAPPVTEPLDQQRFPEPRVHLVHKADAPQSELRVGHVTIPRLNDDYFPVVVMNAILGGLFSSRLNLNLREAHAFTYGAHSSFDWRRAASPFEISTAVETNVTADALREIVQEFTRIREAPVTDAELSLATSYLVGVFPIRFETTAEVAGGLANVEIFRLASTYFDTYRERVRAVTAQDVLRVAQTHLDPARLQVVVVGDADVIRGPVEALGLGPTVVYQPTDDDRATE
- a CDS encoding SPOR domain-containing protein, coding for MIGPRACTRRWLLTTITLAAVATGARVAHAQETSLAAGVVREVGRARSLVEAGAGADARALLDSLVRMQTPGSNELAEALYWRAMLAERASDSERDWKRLTIEAPLSPRTADALVRLGEFEMLRGRPATARPYFARVTQDFPNTTARAKAGLWIVRGYFDERNSGAACSALAELPTSAVPEGELRLQYEELGKRCAVAGAGAGAGEKRNSGSLNSGSLNSGSLDDGNSGKAKSGKTNGGTANGDSGDGARFSVQLAAYDTRDEALATVKRLKGRGIEARIDGDAKPFRVRTGRYQTRAEATAALAKLKKQGQTGFVAELKP
- a CDS encoding insulinase family protein, with amino-acid sequence MHIPVESYHLPNGLHVVLSEDHTAPIVAVNLWYHVGSANERLERTGFAHLFEHMLFQGSENVEANEHFELVQRAGGTLNGSTWLDRTNYYETMPSHQLGLALWLEADRMGRMLPGLTQQKLDTQRDVVKNERRWSVDNQPYGTWWERLPALTFPEGHPFHHSLIGSMEHLTDASLDDVADFFRTYYTPDNAVLTVAGDFDRTEAMRLIAEYFGPIPAGTNRPPLRDMTVPPTFGDTRREVVPDAVALPRLFVACRTPVFGTDGYYAASLAAAVLGLRTGCRLEQSLVRRQRIASQASAFTYDLAKGSDLLVVDATALPGISPEQLEAAVLAELDLIHQHGVTEAEVTRARALIETSFVTSMQSAAERADQLSRFATYFGDAALANTQVARYAATTAADVSALARERLGPDNRALLLYVPAEESDAPADADTMAEVGA
- the holA gene encoding DNA polymerase III subunit delta, whose translation is MAAPKEQSPLRVVQAAVQARQFAPVYYLHGDDDYLKESAVRDLLEAAVDPSTRDFNLESRRANDLDAETVGSLLATPPMLAERRAVVLRDVTALKKAARQQLDKYLARPASDTLLLLVSPAGTKPDAAIAGASVSLDFAPLTPERVRKWIAHHAGTALQIDIDDDAAQLLQQAVGNDLHLLAAELDKCASYVLGAADRDANARASIDIDAISAVVGVRRGETVTDLLDAVARQDAKTAVTLVSHVLGQPKVTAVQVVMMLSTQAFALAFGRARRDAGIPTSRLPSEFFAFLKETGGYPGRPWGEAASAWTKVTDGWSAAACARALELLLEADMALKETTVSNAEQILMSLVLSLCATRTRKAA
- a CDS encoding sigma-70 family RNA polymerase sigma factor — its product is MAELARTHLTQHTTPAVPVREHLRTLEDGDVVSAFLHGEERAFEELVDRYQGRLLNFVYRTIGDRDRAEDLVQEVFIRVYRHIGRFDRSKKFSTWIYTIASNLAKNELRNRSRNPLVLFQTIKAKFEDEERPLQFEDVHTRPDDLFRKRHLREMVEQSVGQLPAHHREVFVLRELEGKSYEEIAEITGVNLGTVKSRLNRARTAFADIIAPLVR
- the mutS gene encoding DNA mismatch repair protein MutS; this encodes MSGAATPLMQQYREIKARHQDAILFFRMGDFYEMFYEDAEQASRVLGLTLTSRNNGGAAEVPLAGIPVKACAEYLRRLVGQGYRVAICEQVEDPKLAKGIVKREVIETITPGAVFADDLLDGARANYVCAVAMGRDTIGKSGASEGARERVGVAAADLSTGELRLFVATVADAPAVLARLAPRELLVVRGALNVELTPALRVADRALVTEREGWEFDAQLGADDLARQFAVASLEGFGLGTDDGAALGAGGALLRYLRELQPGGLPHLARPVVERPGGIMPLDEMTRRNLELVESLRGGDLSGTLLSVLDRTITPMGQRLLRQWLLAPLLERDVIEQRLDAVTALVRDPVGRSGVRAALDGVRDVERLASKAAAGRATPRELRALGDSLARLPQVAKAVQTLLQHVNQGGTSGGVLAAMLHDWDDGADCAARLTTMLVERPPLMIGEEDTIAPGVDPELDELRALRDGGKDAIATIQAQERARTGIASLKVGYNKVFGYFLEISNANKHLVPDDYQRRQTLTGAERYVTPALKEYEEKVLNAAERIETRERQLFEALRREAGEAIARWQAVAKRVSTIDVLASFAEVAEREQYVRPELHDGFDLEIVAGRHPVVERMMAREKFIPNDLTLSSDAQLIVLTGPNMAGKSTILRQIGLIQLLAQVGAYVPARKARLAIVDRLFTRVGASDNLVRGQSTFMVEMSETSAILHTATKRSLVLLDEIGRGTSTYDGVSIAWSVSEHLHDAVGCKTVFATHYHELTQLESELSGVRNFTVAVREVGDQVLFLHKLIPGGADRSYGIEVGRLAGLPAAVISRAKEVLALLEGEGEQMAARLTADGMQAPVSTKRKGPRLKQHAPVPTTQLGFFGEAGAVAPDPALARLADAVDALEPEHMTPMQALSTLASLKESLGRKEPA
- a CDS encoding NUDIX hydrolase, whose product is MNTDGTGKVGGERVYSGRIISVDLDEVRFPDGSTGRLEMIRHPGASAVVPLLGDLDGDPEVLLIRQYRYAAESFLYEVPAGRLDPGEAPVACAHRELREETGYTASRVEHLFTMYTTPGFTDEKIHLFLATGLTPGETAREADEFMELVPTKLSAALAMIERGEIQDAKTALALLYAAGFRLS
- a CDS encoding zf-HC2 domain-containing protein, with the translated sequence MDCKQFRKQHLAYLDDTLPGEVMAAAQRHVMQCDGCAAHDTLVRRSLMVARSLPTLEPSADFQQKLRARLAECRTECRQEREAYRLDHAPHLERRAGGFAPGRSSRMVVAVAASAVLGILAYQAVQVATATPRSMQPVIAASPTPVQPSPYLTPQMVQAMSTGNPMWPAAMMVDDAPMQAMSAGFSLVSAH